In Notamacropus eugenii isolate mMacEug1 chromosome 1, mMacEug1.pri_v2, whole genome shotgun sequence, one genomic interval encodes:
- the FAM110A gene encoding protein FAM110A: MPVETLPTAGSLKEVAPGAPCASSMPFRILTKGPGYFRRQGEGNVRKPSAVERLEADKAKYVKSLRVASTRQEPIKPLLLKQPLFSPGVRRAMLTPNRRSPGMGSRRAEACGARASLNMDVLSNLINLCDSPAPLPDGPPPERKWKAGPSPGLSRMSLGDGKQMSPATEGSLSTPLRPPSIAAVRRVDVRPTGEPQIRAMPSSPASPCSNLGISPGPSPQEGPRRLTHLHRSKSDLSDRFSRATADLERFFNYCGLDPEEAQGLGVEHFARASSDIVSVKFHSVSTSSSEGTRSQRSEATAEDRARDRTPYGVSVIERNARVIKWLYGLRQAREAAQRASNV, translated from the coding sequence ATGCCTGTGGAGACCCTGCCCACTGCAGGCAGTCTGAAGGAGGTAGCCCCTGGAGCACCCTGTGCCTCCAGCATGCCCTTTCGCATCCTGACCAAGGGGCCTGGCTACTTCCGACGGCAGGGTGAAGGCAATGTCCGGAAACCGAGTGCTGTGGAGAGGCTGGAGGCAGACAAGGCCAAATATGTGAAGAGCTTGCGGGTGGCCAGCACCCGTCAGGAGCCTATAAAGCCCCTACTCTTGAAGCAACCTCTCTTTAGCCCTGGGGTTCGTAGAGCGATGTTGACACCCAATCGCCGATCCCCAGGTATGGGCAGCCGACGGGCAGAGGCTTGTGGAGCTCGGGCCTCCCTCAACATGGATGTCCTCAGCAACCTCATTAATTTGTGTGACAGCCCTGCACCCCTACCTGATGGCCCTCCCCCAGAACGCAAGTGGAAGGCAGGGCCCTCACCTGGACTCAGTCGGATGTCCCTGGGAGATGGGAAGCAAATGAGTCCTGCCACTGAGGGTTCCCTTTCTACTCCTCTTCGACCCCCCAGCATAGCAGCAGTGCGCAGGGTGGATGTCCGGCCCACTGGGGAGCCTCAGATCCGGGCCATGCCCAGCTCACCTGCCAGCCCTTGCTCTAATCTGGGCATCTCACCAGGCCCCAGTCCCCAAGAGGGCCCTCGACGTCTTACCCACCTGCACCGCTCCAAATCAGACCTGAGTGACCGCTTTTCCAGGGCCACAGCCGACCTTGAACGCTTCTTTAACTACTGTGGCCTGGACCCAGAGGAAGCCCAGGGCCTGGGCGTGGAGCACTTTGCCAGGGCCAGCTCGGACATAGTCTCAGTTAAATTCCACAGTGTCAGCACCAGCAGCTCAGAGGGAACTCGCTCCCAGCGCAGTGAGGCCACAGCCGAGGACAGGGCCAGAGATCGAACACCTTATGGTGTCTCTGTCATTGAGCGAAATGCCCGTGTCATTAAGTGGCTGTATGGGCTTCGGCAGGCTCGTGAGGCAGCTCAGAGAGCTTCCAATGTTTAA